The sequence TTATTGACAAACTACAGCAACATATTTTGTTTTATTCAAATAAGTTAGGTTTTTCTAAATAATGTTTTAAATAATATTACCTGAAAATTTCATCCGGCTGCATTTCGGTAATGTGAAATTGGGgtgaaaatgtttaaaaaatcaGGCGGAAATTAAGAATGTATTGAAAATAAGACACGtttctgtaacgtcctgaccagagttcttatgtgttttgcttgtttagtgttggtcaggacgtgagctgggtgggaattctatgttgtgtgtctagttcgtctgtttctatgttcagcctgatatggttctcaatcagagacagctgtcaatcgttgtccctgattgagaatcatatataggtggcttgttttgtgttggggattgtgggtggttgtttcctgtctctgtgtttgtgttctgcaccagctaggactgtgacggtatgttcttttgttattttgtatagtgtattgttttgttttgattaaattcattatggaaaattaccacgctgcgtattggtcctctgatccttatcgcctctcctcgtctgaggacgacgacgacttagactgccgttacagtttCCAAAAACTAAACATCTTAGTCCTCAGAATTATAGTTGATTTTTGCAGAATTATAGTTGATTTTTGCAGAATAACAGTTGATTTTTGCAGATCATCATGGTTATGTAACTCAATTTGCTACAGACATTTTATAACTGGTTTCCTGAGAATTACCTTGTTAATTAAACAAAGTCACTCCCCGCTCAGCAAGATTGATGCATTTTGTATGTTAGCCAATATCTCTGCGCCATCACCTCAGTTTGCAAACACTAAAGGTGAAagtatgatttggaaaggaaaaGTGTGGGAAAAGACTATTCCACTCAGAGGCTACTGAATATAAAAAAGTACCTTTCCCTGTCAGGCTTCTGAAAAGGGTTAAAGAGAGAGGGATTTGTGTCAAGTTCCTGCCAGGCTTAATCTGTGTAATCAAGGATGTGGGAGGCCCTTGTTACCCAAGGCTCTGTGGCTCCACGGTGTTCATTTGGGAGATCAGTGTGATATAAAAGAGGAGGTTACTGCTCAACATAAACAGACTTCTCTCACACGGATTGTTATGGAAAGATTATCACCACCATTTATTTCCACGGACATTCTGCCTGCTTGTTTTGCATTGACCTATAAAGCGATTACTGAAATGTGTTGTTGTGAAActggtttgtttgtgtgtgaaccTTGAAGTGAAATACATCACACACTAGAGTTGGTAAAACTCAACTACTTAGGGATTAGGTgctttggaaaatgtttgtaagACCTTGATGGATTTTATATAACATCATCTGTGCTCGGAGCCACAAAACGTCAAGACAATTAAGTATAGTATACAGCAGAATTAGTATTTTTAAATAATACTTTAGAAGTGAACTTATCCTCACTGCTGGTCTATCCACTCTCCCTCTTCACCTGTCTTCTATAAACACAAATTATTTTGGAAATATAGTTTCCGTAACATCTTGTCCCATatgcttttttccccttctatACGTGTTACAATGTTTATGCCAAGTCAACCACTTTCAAGATACTCAGTTCACCATTTCTTTGGGTTCATATATAATGGGACTGGCCCTGTGTTGTTACTGCTGAATGCCAACCTCTCACTAACGCCCCCGtgtcccctatctctctctctctctcctcaggatGAATTCGATAAGCTCCGTCACTTCTGCTACTCGCGCACCGACGCCCTCCTCCTCTGCTTCAGCGTGGTCAGCCCTGCCTCCTTCCAGAACGTCTGGGAGAAGTGGGTCCCAGAGATCCGCCGGCGCTGCCCGCTCACGCCCATGCTGCTGGTGGGAACCCAGTGTGACCTGCGCGAGGACGTCAAGGTGCTGATCGAGCTGGCCCGGCGGAGGGAGAGGCCGGTGGCCGAGGTGGACGCCCGCGCCCTGGCGGACAAAGTGGGCGCCGTGGCGTACGTGGAGTGCTCGGCGCTCACCCAGAAGAACCTGAAGGAGGTGTTTGACGCGGCCATTGCCGTGGGGATGAAGCACGCCGATAGGAGGGCGCGGCGGGAGAGGAAGGTGCGCAGCACGGCCGATAAGATGAAGACACTGTCCAAGTCGTGGTGGAAGAAGTACGTCTGTGTCCagtagagggagaagaggagagggatatTGACTAAGACTATGAAACTGGGACTGGAAACGTGTTCAGATGAGCCTATGTTGTTCAAACGGATTGAAGGACTTCTGTCTTAGCTCCTCTCAGATGACCCCATGTTTTCAAAATTAGGGTTGCAAAATACCGGGAACTTTCAATAAACTCCCTGGTTTTCCCGAAATCCCAGTTGGACGATTCCCAAAATCAGAAGGGAATAAGCAGGGAATCCAGAATCTGCCAACTAGAACTtcaggaaaacctgggaattttttTAAAGTTCAGGGAATTTTGCGACCCTAGTCAAAATGAATGACCAAGGACCTACGGCTTAGTGGAGTGAGGGGGTGGACTGGGGAGTGAGAGTGTCTCAAGTTGGAGGAGATCCACTGATTGGTTGATTGCAAAGAGACTGACAGAGTTGTGCTCCAACCACTCCCTGTCTGCTTGAGCTGGTCTGAACTCTAACCTTTGAGCAGAGTGCTGTCACAGAAGATCAAGGGGTAAAACCATCAACGTGATTGACAATACAATGGAGCAAAGAGCGAGTTGAACTCGGAGCAATAATGACTTTTATATGAACTGATGGGTGGGGAGGGGAAAAGACTGGGATGTACTCTTATACGCCACCCTTTAAAAAATGTTTCAAATACTTTATCATGCTGTGCTGCATAGAGTATGTATTCCCCCCGTCGTCATACCTTATATATGTTCACATCTTTTATGCCATCCACATGACTCTGTAATCAAACAGCCGATAGATCTCATTGGTAGAGCTAGACGGAAACAAACCGAGGGATTAACGTGGAATTCAACTCAAACTCAAACGGCGCTACTATACGAATACAACTACAATACGTTCACATCTACAATCGTATCAATTGCATTTACAGACAAGACTTTAGAGGTATTGATAAGGGACTTTTCCACCTGGCCGTAGTCATCACTGTCAGCAGCATGACCTGGCCCCATGGTCCTCTGGTGGTGGTCACTCTGTCATTGCCATTAAGCCAGGGGGTGGAGGGTtaagcctggtgtgtgtgtgcgtgtgtttatgtgtgcgtatttatgtgtgtgcgtgtttaacCACATGACCAACTGAGGTCTCTAGCCCAGGTTGTGTCTGTCTGCTGCAGCGTTACACTGTGTCTGTTGATACAGCTGCTGCCACTGTTAGCAGACCACACAGTGAGGGACTGGGTTCCCCAGACAGAAAAGTGCTCCTCATCAATACACATTAATGGTCAGACCTCCAATAGCCACTCCTCAACTGATGGGAGTCTGTAAACTGCTGAAAGCGTTGTCTCACTCTGTCAGAGTGAGGAGATTAGATTGAGGAACACAAGGTCATGGAGTGGTGCCACTGTAAATTGCACTTATCACGCTTAGCCCAAATACATTGTTGGTGTCGTGCCAATGATGCCAGGCGAATGGCCTTTAGACTGCAcagtgtctgtctctctttgtcatTTGAAATGTTTGATTTTCACCCTTCTGTGAGAGTCTCAAGGTTTTCACTCCACTGTTGATCACTACATTTTTGTAATTACAGTACTATAAGCCCAAATATTGAGTTCACTGGCTCTCGTTCTCCTCTCCAGCAGCCTTATGATAACGGGGCGAATCGCCAACGAAACCAATTGTATTTGCTTCTTATTTTTCAGAAGCCTGTCTGTATGCTCTCTGTGTGTATCCCTCTATTTGGGGCATCAACTATAAAATGCACAGCCACTGATCAACCCTACAAACAAATGTATAAGAAATGAAATGTATATTTTGTCTaacaatgttttgttttttttcagGGTAATTGTGTACATTTTGGTCTGTATCCGTCACAAAACACCCTAAATGGTACAGAATGAGACAGAAGTGTTTCACTCGCTGTCAAGGACTGTTTATAAAAGCAACAGAGATCGaaataaatgtgaaatcttaACAAAAACATGGCGTGTATCTGTGTTTCTATGCGTTTGCAGAGAGATATGCTATCTTTTACCCCGTGTGGAGTGTGTGAGGGATTGAATGAATCCTATCTCCCATTGAGTCTAAAATGAATACTGGTGACACTCCGTTTGAGGTCAAAGATAAAAGCACTATGTAAATGTGTGTTGAGGAGCATTGTGTTCGTCACCCTCATCACACCCTCTCTGTTTCAAGAATGTGCTGGGTTGTGGTGGATGATCATTGACAATCGTGTCCCTTTATAGGAATAGCTCTTTGGTTctcctgaagaaaaaaaaaagctcCCCTAAAAACTCTCCAATATTATCTATGACAATCCATCAATATATCCCTATTACAACTGAACAGTTGGTAGTCATATCAGTGTTTTTGGTGCGGAGTCTATTATAAATGGAGGAGAATTGCAAGAAGAGAAAGTCTTCCTTCACGTCGCCACAGTGGAGATAATGGGTCGACAATTACAGCTAGTTATAGTCTGTTTTTAAGCTTTAATGATACCTTGAGAGTTGTGTTTGGACGGCAGTTGGGTGTGCATACAGAGTCTGGTGACAGTGTGGATGAAACGGAGGTAGGCATTGGGCCAGTGGTTTAATTATAATGGTTACAATGGTTCCTGGGAGCTGCACTGATAGTTTGACACAAAGCTGTTGTTTTTGTCTCTCTCAGAAGGAGCCATTACATTGTGTCCAGCCTTTGGTAATGGTGATAAGCAGTATGGTAGAGACAAGGCAATACTTATACTTAGCTGTAAAATCTACCTTTGGGATATACTGTATAGCTAGGCCTTTTCAGATAGGAATCCTGAATCCAAGTGTCGGTAGCAGCGAAAAAATGAAAAAGATTTACAGCGCAAGATGAAACCCCCTTTCTGTTTTCAGATTTGACTGTTGTTGACTGATGGTGTCCAACTGTCCGATTTAGAAGACCTCTGAAGTATTGTGAAAGGAGAAAACATGTCCGATGCCATCTGGAATATCAATAAGTCAGACGTCATAAAAGAcaatctacagtgccttcggaaagtattcagaccccttgactttttccacattttgttacgttacggccttattctaaaatggatgaaatataaCAATTATcagcaacctacacacaataccctataatgacaaagcaaaaacagttttttatacatttttgcaaatgtataaaaataaaaaacaaatgcgttatttacgtaagtattcagaccttttgctatgagactctaaattgagctcaggtgcatcctgtttctattgatcctccttgagatgtttctaaaacttgattggagtccacctgtggtaaattcagttgattggacattcatgtacatactacctcaattgggccaaccaacattggctaaccgggctatctgcattgggtcccaccacccgccaacccctctttaacgctattgctactctctgttcatcataaatgcatagtcacattaaccatatctacatgtacatactacctcaatcagcctgactagccggtgtctgtatgtagcctcgctacttttatagcctcgctactgtatatagcctgtctttttactgttttatttctttacttacctattgtacACCTATTACCTttttggttagagcctgtaagtaagcatttcactgtaaggtctgtaccacacctgtctacataaggtcccacagttgacagtgcatgtcagagtaaaaaccaaaccatgaggtcgaaggaattgtccgtagagctccgagacaggattgtgtcggagcacagatctggggaagggtaccaaaaaatgtattcagcattgaaggtccaccaAGAACACAATGaactccgtcattcttaaatggaagaagtttataaccaccaagactcttcctagaggtgGCCGCCCGGCcgaattgagcaatcgggggagaagggccttggtcaaggaggtgaccaagaacctgatgatcactctgacagagttcctctgtggagatgggagaaccttccagaaggacaaccatctctgcagcactccaccaatcaggcctttatggtagagtggccagactgaagccaatcctcagtaaaaggcacatgacagcccgcttggagtttgccaaaaggcacctaaagactctcagaccatgagaaagatgaagtacagagagatccttaatgaaaacctgctccagagcactcaggacctcagactggggcaaaggttcaccttccaacaggacaacgaccctaagtacacagccaagacaatacaggagtggcttcgggacaagcctctgaatgcccttgagtggcccagccagagcccggacatgaacccgatcgaacatctgtggagagacctgaaaatagctgtgcagcaacgctctccatccaacctgacagagcttgagaggatctgcagagaagaatggtgtgccaaacttgtagtgtcatacccaagaagactcaatgctgtaatggTAAATGCtgtaaaggtgcttcaacaaagtactgagtaaagggtctgaatacttatgtaaatgtgatatttcaggtttgACATTTTTTGAAATTAGCAAAAATAATAAAcagtttctgctttgtcattatggggcactgtgtgtagattgatgagggaaaaaaacgatttttatacattttagaataaggctgtaacgtaacaaaatgtggaaaaagtcacggggtctgaatactttccgaaagcactgtatatctCCTGGACTACGGGCCTACACTGAAATAGTTTCATAAGCAGACTGTGGTCTAAAAGAACGAAAAGTAGAGTGAAGCAATCAGCATATGTGACCTTGTGGTACAGTAGCCTGTGTTCTGTGAGCAATCACATGAAGTGGATAGCCTGCCCAGTTACAAGTCACAGCAGCTTTGCAGCATGTTTAGGTTCAGAAAAGGAACCTTCAACCTTCTCCCTACTGCTTACGTAACATTCTGGGAAACGTTTAGGTAACAGATGAACTCTGACTCCACATGAAAGAGTTGTTCCATAATAAGTTTGGATGGCTTAAAGTTGGTGAAGGATTTATCTTGCCCTCCTTACATGACTATGACCAGAATCATTAGACATGAGCCTATGGGAACAGGATTACAGTTGAACAGGGACTTTGTCATGTACGTCGGGACTCAGGGGCCGGGCTGATCTCAGGCGGTCTCGCCCACTGTGGGCCGCTTAGTAAGGCGTTGTCTTTGGGATTAGCATTACCCAAGCACTTGTAATGTGATGCAATGTGTCTGGGTCTAATGGAAAGCCTTGGCTGCAGGATTTCACAGCGCCGCGGTCTGATTCAACTTCGGGAACATTGTTCCTGACACAAAACTGCTTTCAAAGTATGTTGAAGGCCTAGGGGTCTTGCAGCTCTCGCTCCTCTTGCTAAAGAGCCTTATTACGTGTATGAAGTGAGGGGTTCTCACACAATCGAATGGCCTTGAGCTAGTGAGTGTCAGGGGAGGTTGATGGGCCCAGTCTGCTTGGTTTCTCTCACAGAGAGTTAAGCCGTCTTTATGACCACCGTGTCTCCAGCACTTCTCACCGTCACTGCCAGAAAGACAAATAAAGTCCCGTAGACCGTGGACGGTGTCATACAGCTGACACGAAGCAACACTGCGGTGCTCCTGGTCAGGTCAGCTCCGGGCTCGTTGGTTGTTTGATGACCTTTTACAgatgtccctctct comes from Salvelinus namaycush isolate Seneca chromosome 34, SaNama_1.0, whole genome shotgun sequence and encodes:
- the LOC120028845 gene encoding rho-related GTP-binding protein RhoU-like, whose amino-acid sequence is MSPPVPMDYNQTMAPPVPPHKPKTSRPFQAQERVLKCVLLGDGAVGKTSLVVSYTTNGYPTKYVPTAFDDFSAVVQVDGHPVRLQLCDTAGQDEFDKLRHFCYSRTDALLLCFSVVSPASFQNVWEKWVPEIRRRCPLTPMLLVGTQCDLREDVKVLIELARRRERPVAEVDARALADKVGAVAYVECSALTQKNLKEVFDAAIAVGMKHADRRARRERKVRSTADKMKTLSKSWWKKYVCVQ